In Primulina eburnea isolate SZY01 chromosome 5, ASM2296580v1, whole genome shotgun sequence, a single window of DNA contains:
- the LOC140831398 gene encoding uncharacterized protein → MKPPEFDGSTDPMVALEWVKAVEAIYDYLQFQDIDRVSCAIFLLTKTARTWWDATKISVNVSALKWQEFKDLFYDKYFPRDVRSQKVKEFLELKQGNMSMQEYILKFEEGCQFALYLASNDIEKGEHFLRGVRAEIKRDVRMSKAASYKEIVEKARMAEQDEKEIERERQLKRQDFSTKGQGSGWKGKGKFRGKEKEEHRPKAPMPPPTYDRPVCPKCGKMHTGECLVGSNRCFRCGGVGHVIKNCPVKGEKGKDRVQGRIFTMTKEGANPDSSVMSGTILISGKAAVTLIDTGATHSFMSEIFLRSLNVVPSFEPLHYSILLPLGDELWPSSILKGCTVQVNEKINFADLIIIPIVAFYVTLGMDWLSSYRAVIDCVAKTVRFPAEVDDSGIFQSSGILLDTPYISCLKAHEMLSKGCHGLLAAVIGLNTEMEIELNEIEVVRDFRDVFADDVPGLPPDREVEFVIDLVSGTAPISKAPYRMAPTEMKEMKNQLQDLLDKVFSKIDPRSGYYQLKVREADVPKTAFRTRYGYYGFLVMSFGLTNVPSVFMDLMNRVFKPYLDSFVIVFIYDILIYSKIRELHVEHLGTVLQLLREHQLYAKLKKCEFWLEQVSFLGHIVSREGIAVDPMKIEVIKKWPIPTTVSEVRSFLGLAVLKDKLTSAPILALPCGTEDFIVYTDASKMGLGAVLMQRGKVIAYASRQLKDYEKNYPTHDLELAALVFALKIWRHYLYGEKCKANVIADALSCKSVSSLSSLIQKPLLLDLQRSEIAMVEQGTIARLLALVIRHTLTDRIRREQPNDNQLMKLRSKANEKGNTEFAMNTDDLLTFRSRICVPNGDDIRRDVKIEHQIPAGTLQSLPIPQWKWEHITMDFVTGLPRTPKGYNSIWVIFDRKGKLSPRFIGPFEILDRIGERAYRLALPPDLDRVHNVFHVSMIRKYILNPSHVLRHEALDLMPNLTYQELPIQILDRKVKVLRNKEIGINKILWRNQLVEEATLEPEEEMKQRYPELFAQMLGLGEPKPTRMSLQLADKSVKYPRGIIEAVLVKVGKFIFPADFVGAIGEPLEATITTELREDELDEEKAEIVAYFNANQPWKRSIRMRLEDLGDRRDLIPQKSSLEEPPTLELKPLPQHLNFESAQERFCVEGGGHKRDQPIMFDECLQNLRTLLRRCEETNFVLNWEKCHFMVQEGIVFGHKVSEQGIEAYEDLKEGLVTTPVLMAPD, encoded by the exons ATGAAGCCACCAGAATTTGATGGTAGCACTGATCCCATGGTCGCCTTGGAATGGGTCAAAGCTGTGGAGGCTATATATGATTATCTTCAGTTTCAAGATATAGATCGAGTTAGTTGTGCCATTTTTCTACTGACCAAGACGGCGAGGACTTGGTGGGACGCCACCAAGATATCTGTTAATGTCTCGGCACTCAAGTGGCAGGAGTTTAAAGATTTATTCTACGACAAATATTTTCCTCGAGATGTTCGAAGTCAGAAAGTGAAGGAATTTCTAGAACTGAAGCAAGGAAATATGTCAATGCAAGAGTATATTCTCAAATTCGAAGAGGGGTGTCAGTTTGCCTTATATCTGGCCAGCAATGACATCGAAAAGGGCGAGCATTTTCTTAGAGGTGTCCGggctgaaattaaaagagacgTTCGAATGTCTAAAGCTGCTTCATATAAAGAGATTGTTGAAAAAGCAAGgatggccgagcaggacgagaaggaaaTTGAAAGAGAAAGACAATTGAAGCGCCAAGATTTTTCTACTAAAGGCCAAGGTTCCGGATGGAAAGGTAAGGGCAAGTTCAGAGGCAAAGAAAAAGAGGAGCATCGACCCAAAGCTCCTATGCCACCGCCTACATATGATCGACCTGTATGTCCAAAATGTGGCAAAATGCATACAGGTGAGTGCTTGGTTGGAAGTAATCGATGCTTTCGTTGTGGAGGTGTTGGACATGTTATCAAAAATTGTCCAGTGAAAGGTGAGAAAGGGAAAGATAGGGTTCAAGGCAGAATCTTCACTATGACCAAAGAAGGCGCAAATCCTGATTCTTCTGTTATGTCAGGTACTATCTTAATTTCAGGCAAGGCCGCTGTTacattgattgacactggtgctACGCATTCCTTTATGTCTGAAATTTTCTTGCGCTCTTTGAATGTTGTTCCATCTTTTGAACCCCTCCACTATAGTATTTTGTTGCCGTTGGGAGACGAATTATGGCCTTCTAGTATTCTTAAAGGTTGTACAGTGCAAGTAAATGAGAAAATCAATTTTGCTGATCTTATTATTATTCCCATTGTGGCGTTTTATGTTactttgggaatggactggctatcGTCATATCGTGCCGTTATTGACTGCGTGGCTAAAACAGTGCGATTTCCTGCAGAAGTTGATGATAGCGGGATTTTCCAGAGTTCAGGTATTTTGCTTGACACTCCTTATATTTCTTGTCTCAAAGCTCATGAAATGTTATCAAAGGGGTGTCATGGGCTTTTAGCTGCTGTGATAGGTTTGAATACTGAGATGGAGATTGAGTTGAATGAGATTGAGGTAGTTCGGGATTTTCGTGACGTATTTGCGGATGATGTGCCTGGATTGCCACCTGACCGTgaagttgagtttgtgattgactTGGTTTCAGGTACTGCTCCGATTTCAAAAGCTCCTTACCGAATGGCCCCGACTGAAATGAAGGAGATGAAGAATCAGTTGCAAGATCTATTAGACaaag TGTTTTCAAAGATCGACCCGCGTTCTGGTTATTATCAGCTGAAAGTTAGGGAAGCCGATGTCCCTAAaactgcattcagaaccaggtacggCTATTATGGGTTCTTAGTCATGTCATTTGGGTTGACGAACGTTCCGTCTGTCTTCATGGACCTAATGAACCGGGTCTTCAAGCCATATTTAGATAGCTTTGTTATCGTTTTCATTTACGATAtcctgatttattccaagattcGGGAACTTCATGTCGAGCATCTCGGAACTGTATTGCAGTTATTAAGGGAACATCAGTTATATGCAAAGTTgaaaaagtgtgaattttggttagagCAAGTATCATTTCTGGGCCATATCGTTTCGAGAGAAGGCATTGCTGTGGATCCCATGAAGATTGAAGTTATTAAGaaatggcctattcctacgacagTCTCCGAGGTgcgtagttttcttggtttggcag TGTTAAAAGACAAGTTGACATCAGCCCCTATCCTAGCACTTCCGTGTGGTACTGAAGATTTTATTGTTTACACTGATGCGTCAAAGATGGGACTTGGAGCTGTACTGATGCAGCGTGGGAAAGTaatcgcttatgcttctcgccagttaaAGGATTACGAAAAGAATTATCCCACCCACGATCTTGAGTTGGCTGCATTggtctttgcattgaaaatatggaggcattatctgtatggcgagaaat gTAAAGCAAACGTCattgcagatgctttgagctgCAAGTCAGTTTCTTCTTTGAGCTCATTGATTCAGAAGCCGTTGCTATTGGATCTTCAGAGGAGCGAGATCGCTATGGTAGAACAAGGGACCATCGCTAGACTTTTAGCTTTGGTTATTCGACATACGTTGACAGATAGGATACGACGGGAGCAACCTAATGACAATCAGTTGATGAAATTGCGATCTAAAGCTAATGAGAAAGGAAATACAGAGTTTGCGATGAACACTGATGATTTGTTAACGTTTAGAAGTCGGATATGTGTTCCCAATGGTGATGACATTCGACGAGAT gtaaagattgagcatcaAATACCTGCTGGAACTTTGCAATCCCTCCCAatacctcagtggaagtgggagcacatcaccatggacttcgtaaCGGGACTTCCAAGAACACCAAAGGGTTACAACTCCATCTGGGTGATTTTTGACAG GAAAGGAAAGCTGAGCCCAAGATTTATCGGCCCATTTGAAATCCTGGACAGGATAGGAGAAAGAGCATATCGTCTAGCCTTACCGCCGGATTTGGATAGAGTCCACAATGTATTTCACGTCTCAATGATCAGGAAGTACATCTTGAACCCTTCCCATGTTCTCAGACATGAAGCGTTGGATCTGATGCCGAACTTGACTTATCAAGAATTACCAATCCAGATTTTAGATCGCAAGGTTAAAGTACTAAGGAATAAGGAGATCGGCATTAACAAGATTCTTTGGCGTAATCAGTTGGTTGAAGAAGCAACGTTGGAACCAGAGGAAGAAATGAAGCAGCGATATCCTGAGTTATTCGCACA GATGCTTGGATTAGGAGAACCTAAACCAAcaaggatgtccttgcaactagcAGACAAATCTGTCAAATACCCGCGAGGGATCATAGAGGCCGTCTTGGTAAAGGTGGGCAAATTCAtatttcctgcagattttgtg GGTGCTATTGGAGAACCTTTGGAAGCCACTATCACTACTGAACTGAGAGAAGATGAATTGGATGAAGAGAAAGCCGAAATAGTGGCATACTTCAATGCCAACCAGCCATGGAAGAGGTCAATAAGGATGAGACTAGAGGACTTAGGAGATCGAAGAGATTTGATCCCTCAGAAGTCAAGCCTGGAGGAGCCACCGACGCTTGAGCTCAAACCATTGCCTCAACACCTAAA TTTTGAAAGCGCACAAGAGCGCTTTTGCGTGGAAGGTGGTGGACATAAAAGGGATCAACccatca TGTTTGATGAGTgtttgcagaatttgagaaCCTTGTTGAGGAGGTGCGAGGAGACAAATTTTGTTCTGAATTGGGAAAAGTGTCATTTCATGGTGCAAGAAGGAATTGTTTTTGGGCACAAGGTTTCAGAACAAGGGATTGAG GCGTACGAGGATTTGAAGGAAGGCTTGGTGACAACTCCTGTCTTGATGGCACCAGATTGA